A genomic window from Chitinophaga pollutisoli includes:
- a CDS encoding RNA polymerase sigma-70 factor codes for MSEDRNTEKEWLDRVALGDQDAFREIFQQHYKALCYYAGTIVDDWQEAEDLIQEVFSRLWDKRPEFPNAAALRSWLYVSVRNACLNHLKLKERQQSRDRDYAYFAGDTLSDLGAFDPRLAETEIIASLYREIDELPAQCRRIFRMSYLEGKKNEEIAGALSISYNTVRTQKLRALKLIRAGLLKRNLLPVFYAWLAFTGHFH; via the coding sequence TTGTCTGAAGACAGAAATACGGAAAAGGAATGGCTGGACAGGGTAGCCCTGGGAGATCAGGATGCTTTCAGGGAGATATTTCAGCAGCATTACAAGGCGCTCTGCTATTATGCCGGAACGATCGTAGACGACTGGCAGGAGGCGGAAGACCTTATCCAGGAAGTATTTTCCCGACTTTGGGATAAAAGGCCCGAATTCCCCAACGCCGCGGCGCTCCGTTCGTGGCTGTACGTATCCGTCCGCAACGCCTGCCTCAATCATCTCAAATTAAAGGAACGGCAACAATCGCGCGATCGAGACTATGCCTATTTTGCCGGCGATACCCTTTCCGACCTTGGCGCTTTTGACCCGCGGCTCGCTGAAACGGAGATCATCGCCAGCCTCTACCGTGAGATCGACGAGCTCCCCGCCCAATGCCGGCGCATCTTCCGGATGAGCTACCTGGAGGGGAAAAAGAACGAGGAGATTGCCGGGGCGCTGTCCATTTCCTACAACACCGTTCGCACCCAGAAGCTGCGCGCCCTCAAACTGATCCGCGCCGGGCTGCTCAAACGCAACCTCCTGCCCGTATTCTACGCCTGGCTGGCTTTCACCGGCCATTTCCACTGA
- a CDS encoding TonB-dependent receptor → MRLTAFLILAACLNASASTYAQNVSVKLRNASLEEVFSAVKRQTGYLFFYDRELLRNAGKVTIQASNQPLESFLLEVFKNQPLDYSVKDKTIFIKPKTQTVTAPSAKEARQEVTGTVTGTDGAPLPGVTIRIKGSQIGTATDVDGKFKLNAEPGDVLVISYIGYEAQEVTVGSGALSIRLKPNISALDEAVVIGYGSAVRKSLTGSVSSVRSKDLSTSPVTDPLAAMQGRVPGLFISSNSGLPGTTFNVTLRGQNSLLQANGPLYVIDGVPYLDAPMNTSIPVAGGNQSPLAAINPADIERIDVLKDADATAIYGSRAANGVVMITTKKGKSGKLKVNANVYSGGSKVVSRMPMLNTSEFLAMRKEAFANDNITPSETNAPDIVEWDQNADNDWQKRLIGNTAQQTEAQLSISGGNAQTRYMASGTWRKEGTVLPNDLAYNRGTGRFSLDHNSKNNRFGFRASASYSGEKNNSLSSDMSYVYNLAPNYPEFDGSGNYYWFGNDQNPIAPLGRGYESKTGNLLTNGEIRYTILDGLTAKVTGGYTRNTMEQESLVPNKTLNPTTSTGSSASFGEMKAHSWVVEPQIEYKRTIAKGELSVMAGASWQENVRDGKRTDASKFSSDEFLHIPDSATVRNTNLTYYMYRYNSVFGRVNYNWDGKYIVNASFRRDGSTRFGPDSRWGNFGAVGAAWVFSEENGMKQFTWLTHGKLRGSYGSVGSDNIGYYDYLASWASSNSAYVYDGSNGLVPARIANSLYRWEETRKSELGLELGFLQNRILFNAGYYHSLTDNQLIDLALTPQVGFSDLRDNFDAVVQNSGWEFDVTTVNMQRDHFNWSTSFNITIPKNKLKKFDNIESSVYRDTYVVGEPLTIEKGYQFLYVGAHDGVPVFWTKDGSGGRPTQYTDYVILGNNMAEMYGGLQNSLRYKKLELDFLFQFVKQEGKEYNYGPQANAYGTRFNQGREALDRWQKPGDVTDIPKATTNPANTLFDVYRASTAVWGDASFIRLKNVSLRYDLSEYARRIKLSRLAVYANAQNLLTFTNYKGMDPETQGIRLPPVKTITAGIQLSL, encoded by the coding sequence ATGAGATTGACAGCATTTCTTATCCTGGCGGCCTGCCTGAACGCGTCGGCCTCCACCTATGCCCAGAATGTTTCCGTCAAACTGCGGAACGCTTCGCTGGAAGAAGTGTTCAGCGCCGTAAAGCGGCAAACGGGTTACCTGTTTTTTTATGACAGGGAGCTGTTGCGCAATGCAGGCAAGGTAACCATCCAGGCCAGCAACCAACCGTTGGAATCTTTCCTGCTGGAGGTTTTTAAGAACCAGCCGCTGGATTATTCCGTGAAAGACAAAACGATTTTCATTAAACCGAAAACTCAGACTGTTACCGCTCCTTCCGCCAAAGAAGCCAGACAGGAAGTTACGGGCACCGTTACCGGAACCGACGGCGCCCCGCTGCCCGGGGTTACCATCCGCATCAAGGGCTCCCAGATCGGGACTGCCACGGACGTAGACGGTAAGTTCAAACTGAACGCCGAACCGGGTGATGTGCTGGTGATCAGTTACATCGGGTACGAAGCGCAGGAAGTGACTGTAGGATCGGGCGCGCTCAGCATCCGCCTCAAACCGAATATCAGCGCGCTCGACGAAGCGGTGGTGATCGGTTACGGCTCCGCCGTGCGCAAGAGCCTCACCGGCTCCGTTTCTTCCGTGAGAAGCAAAGACCTCTCCACCAGTCCCGTAACCGACCCCCTCGCCGCCATGCAGGGGCGCGTTCCCGGATTGTTCATTTCTTCCAACAGCGGCCTGCCCGGCACCACGTTCAACGTAACCCTCCGCGGCCAGAACTCGCTGCTGCAGGCCAACGGTCCGCTCTACGTGATCGACGGGGTGCCCTACCTGGATGCGCCGATGAACACATCGATCCCGGTAGCTGGTGGTAACCAAAGCCCGCTCGCGGCCATCAATCCCGCTGACATCGAAAGGATCGACGTGCTGAAGGACGCGGATGCGACGGCGATTTATGGTTCCCGCGCGGCTAATGGCGTGGTGATGATCACTACGAAAAAAGGCAAATCAGGGAAGCTGAAAGTTAACGCCAATGTGTATAGCGGCGGCAGCAAAGTGGTGAGCCGTATGCCAATGCTCAATACATCCGAATTCCTCGCCATGCGCAAGGAAGCCTTTGCCAATGACAATATTACACCGAGCGAGACGAACGCGCCCGATATCGTGGAATGGGACCAAAACGCTGATAACGACTGGCAGAAGCGCCTGATCGGCAATACAGCTCAGCAAACGGAGGCGCAACTTTCCATTTCCGGCGGCAATGCGCAAACGCGCTATATGGCCAGCGGCACCTGGAGGAAAGAAGGGACCGTGCTGCCAAACGATCTCGCATACAACCGAGGTACGGGCCGCTTCAGCCTCGACCACAACAGCAAGAACAACCGATTCGGTTTCCGGGCATCGGCCAGCTACAGCGGGGAAAAAAACAATTCCCTGTCCAGCGATATGTCGTATGTGTACAACCTGGCGCCGAACTATCCCGAATTCGACGGCAGCGGGAATTACTATTGGTTCGGTAACGATCAAAATCCCATCGCTCCCCTGGGGCGTGGTTACGAATCCAAAACAGGCAACCTGCTTACGAACGGCGAAATCCGATATACGATCCTCGACGGTTTAACCGCGAAGGTGACAGGCGGTTATACCCGGAATACGATGGAGCAGGAATCGCTTGTCCCCAATAAAACCCTCAACCCTACCACATCAACGGGCAGTTCCGCCAGCTTTGGTGAAATGAAGGCGCACTCCTGGGTGGTGGAGCCGCAGATCGAATACAAGCGTACGATCGCGAAGGGCGAGCTGTCCGTAATGGCGGGCGCCAGCTGGCAGGAGAACGTGCGCGACGGTAAACGAACCGACGCCAGCAAGTTCTCGAGCGACGAATTCCTGCATATCCCGGATTCCGCAACCGTTCGCAATACCAACCTCACTTATTATATGTACCGCTACAATTCCGTATTCGGCCGCGTTAACTATAACTGGGATGGCAAGTATATTGTGAATGCCAGTTTCCGTCGTGACGGTTCCACGCGCTTCGGTCCGGATAGCCGCTGGGGCAACTTCGGCGCCGTAGGTGCAGCCTGGGTATTCTCCGAAGAGAACGGGATGAAACAATTCACCTGGCTCACCCATGGTAAGCTCCGCGGCAGCTACGGATCTGTGGGCAGCGACAACATCGGTTATTATGATTACCTCGCCAGCTGGGCTTCTTCGAACAGCGCGTATGTGTACGACGGCAGCAACGGACTCGTTCCCGCGCGTATCGCCAACTCGCTGTACCGCTGGGAAGAAACCAGGAAATCTGAACTGGGGCTGGAGCTGGGTTTCCTCCAAAACCGCATCCTCTTCAACGCCGGCTATTACCATAGCCTGACCGATAACCAACTGATCGACCTGGCGCTTACGCCCCAGGTAGGTTTCTCCGATCTGCGCGACAACTTCGACGCCGTTGTGCAGAACTCCGGTTGGGAATTTGACGTGACGACTGTGAATATGCAGCGCGATCACTTCAACTGGAGCACTTCCTTTAACATCACCATTCCGAAGAACAAGCTGAAGAAGTTCGACAATATTGAAAGCTCCGTATATCGCGACACGTACGTAGTCGGCGAACCGCTGACCATCGAGAAAGGATACCAGTTCCTGTATGTAGGCGCCCACGACGGCGTTCCCGTATTCTGGACGAAAGACGGTTCCGGCGGGCGGCCCACGCAATACACCGATTACGTGATCCTCGGCAACAACATGGCAGAAATGTACGGCGGCCTGCAAAACTCGCTGCGGTACAAAAAACTCGAACTGGACTTTTTATTCCAGTTCGTAAAGCAGGAAGGGAAGGAATATAACTACGGTCCGCAGGCCAATGCTTACGGTACCCGCTTCAACCAGGGCCGCGAAGCGCTGGACAGGTGGCAGAAACCCGGCGATGTTACGGATATCCCCAAAGCGACTACCAATCCTGCCAATACGTTGTTTGACGTATACCGGGCTTCGACTGCAGTTTGGGGTGACGCCAGCTTCATCCGCCTGAAGAACGTATCGCTGCGTTACGACCTTTCGGAATATGCGCGGAGAATAAAACTGAGCCGCCTGGCCGTATATGCCAATGCGCAGAACCTGCTGACGTTTACAAACTATAAAGGCATGGACCCAGAAACACAGGGTATCCGCCTACCGCCAGTGAAGACGATCACCGCCGGTATTCAGCTGAGTTTATAA
- a CDS encoding MBL fold metallo-hydrolase — protein sequence MMIVLIVLVALLGIATYCYMKRPQFGALPEGARLAVIQSSPHFKDGRFRNLVEMPVITKGYSMTGEIYKTLFRNFPDREPINPLPSIKTDLLAAPRDSDMIVWFGHSSFFLQLGGVRFLADPVFSGKASPLPGGVRAYKGTDIYTAADLPGIDYMLLSHDHYDHLDYETAVALKDKVKHVVCGLGAGAHYERWGYKPEQIIEKDWDQQLEIQPGFTLFTASAHHDSGRGFTRGQSLWLSFFLRAPHMSVYYSGDGGYDARFKKIFQQYGAPDWAIMECGQYNEAWRSVHELPEEVAKATEELHARNLLTVHHSKFTLAQHPWYEPLEKISIYSENKSYRLATPMIGETVRLNDHSQKFAQWWKNIQ from the coding sequence ATGATGATAGTGTTGATTGTATTAGTAGCCCTCCTGGGCATCGCCACTTACTGCTATATGAAACGCCCCCAGTTCGGCGCGCTCCCCGAAGGCGCCCGCCTCGCCGTTATCCAAAGCTCACCGCACTTTAAAGACGGGCGCTTCCGGAACCTGGTGGAAATGCCCGTGATCACCAAAGGATACTCCATGACCGGGGAAATCTATAAAACCCTGTTCCGCAATTTCCCCGACCGCGAGCCCATCAACCCGCTACCTTCCATTAAAACCGATCTCCTCGCCGCCCCGCGCGACAGCGATATGATCGTCTGGTTCGGGCATTCTTCCTTCTTTCTCCAGCTCGGCGGCGTCCGCTTCCTGGCCGATCCGGTCTTCAGCGGCAAAGCCTCGCCACTGCCTGGCGGCGTCCGCGCATACAAAGGCACCGATATCTACACCGCCGCCGACCTTCCCGGGATCGACTACATGCTCCTTTCCCACGACCATTATGACCACCTCGATTATGAAACGGCCGTGGCGCTGAAAGACAAAGTGAAACACGTGGTTTGCGGCCTCGGGGCAGGCGCGCATTACGAGCGCTGGGGTTACAAACCGGAACAGATTATTGAAAAAGACTGGGACCAGCAGCTGGAAATCCAGCCCGGCTTCACGCTCTTCACCGCCTCCGCCCACCACGATTCCGGGCGGGGATTCACGCGGGGGCAAAGCCTCTGGCTCAGCTTCTTCCTCCGCGCCCCGCATATGAGCGTGTATTACAGCGGCGACGGCGGATACGATGCGCGTTTCAAAAAGATCTTTCAACAATACGGCGCGCCCGACTGGGCCATCATGGAATGCGGCCAGTACAACGAAGCGTGGCGCTCTGTGCACGAACTGCCGGAAGAAGTAGCTAAAGCCACGGAAGAACTGCATGCACGCAACCTGCTGACGGTCCATCACTCCAAATTCACCCTCGCCCAGCACCCCTGGTACGAGCCCCTGGAAAAGATCTCCATATATTCCGAAAACAAGTCTTACCGGCTGGCAACGCCCATGATCGGCGAAACCGTCCGGCTGAACGATCACTCCCAAAAATTTGCACAATGGTGGAAGAACATACAATAA
- a CDS encoding M1 family metallopeptidase — MRYALLAGALLAAACQSPESRKENTNTAAAKDLHTLSNADSIQIRHLDLDIRVDFATHRIEGAAAWHFANPQSLSVLRLDTDGLTIDSVTANGRIVPHWLDSAVAFLGSRLNIPVEKDDSLVRIWYKTAPGATALQWLEPAQTLGKKQPFLYTQSEPTYARTWIPGPDGPGIRFTYAARVSVPQGLVALMSAENPRQANDSGVYHFRMDQPVPAYLMALAAGDVAYRAIDGRTGVYAEPAMLDKAHYEFAEVGKMVTTAEGLYGPYRWGVYDVLVLPPGFPLGGMENPRLTFATPTIIAGDRSLVSLIAHELAHSWSGNLVTNATWEDFWLNEGFTVYFERRIMEAMMGADYADMLWELGYQDLEETVESLGKDNRDTWLKLDLKGRNAEDGLTDIAYEKGAHFLRRVEETVGREKIDTFLYRYFNGNAFKTMSTEQFLAYFNDELLQGDTSLAAKIRVKEWVYGPGIPDNCPRVPQARFGKVDAEREKFLKGETVLQTTGWTSHEWLHFLRKMPKPLQLAQMQQLDKAFSFTSTGNSEVANQWFIMAVAAGYKPAFANMDKFLSTVGRRKFLTPLYTEMMKSPENAAMARSIYGKYRGNYHPLAQETLDKIIRK, encoded by the coding sequence ATGAGATACGCATTGCTGGCAGGGGCGCTCCTCGCCGCCGCCTGCCAATCCCCGGAAAGCCGGAAGGAAAACACGAACACCGCCGCTGCAAAAGATCTGCACACGCTCTCCAATGCAGACAGCATCCAGATCCGCCACCTCGATCTTGATATCCGTGTCGACTTCGCCACGCACCGGATCGAAGGCGCCGCCGCCTGGCACTTCGCCAATCCTCAATCCCTTTCCGTGCTACGCCTGGATACCGACGGCCTCACGATCGACAGCGTTACCGCCAACGGCCGCATTGTGCCGCATTGGCTGGACTCCGCCGTGGCTTTCCTCGGGAGCAGGCTGAACATCCCCGTGGAAAAAGACGATTCGCTCGTGCGGATCTGGTATAAAACCGCGCCCGGCGCCACCGCCCTGCAATGGCTGGAGCCCGCGCAAACCCTCGGTAAGAAACAACCGTTCCTGTATACGCAGTCGGAGCCGACCTATGCGCGGACGTGGATCCCCGGGCCCGACGGTCCCGGTATCCGTTTCACGTACGCCGCGCGGGTGAGCGTTCCCCAGGGCCTCGTGGCCCTCATGAGCGCCGAAAATCCGCGCCAGGCAAACGACAGCGGGGTGTATCACTTCCGGATGGACCAGCCCGTTCCCGCCTATCTCATGGCCCTCGCGGCCGGTGATGTAGCCTACCGCGCGATTGACGGCCGCACCGGCGTTTACGCGGAGCCCGCCATGCTCGATAAGGCGCATTACGAATTCGCCGAAGTGGGCAAAATGGTGACCACGGCCGAAGGCCTGTACGGTCCCTACCGCTGGGGCGTATACGACGTGCTGGTGCTGCCCCCGGGTTTCCCGCTGGGAGGGATGGAAAATCCGAGGCTGACGTTCGCAACACCCACGATTATAGCGGGCGACCGCTCGCTGGTGTCGCTCATCGCGCATGAGCTGGCGCACAGCTGGAGCGGTAACCTGGTGACCAATGCCACCTGGGAAGACTTCTGGCTGAACGAAGGTTTTACCGTGTATTTCGAGCGCAGGATCATGGAGGCCATGATGGGCGCGGATTATGCGGATATGTTGTGGGAACTGGGGTACCAGGACCTGGAAGAAACCGTGGAAAGCCTGGGCAAAGACAACCGCGACACCTGGCTGAAGCTCGATCTCAAAGGGCGCAACGCGGAAGACGGGCTGACGGACATCGCTTACGAGAAAGGCGCGCATTTCCTGCGCAGGGTCGAAGAAACGGTGGGCCGGGAGAAGATCGATACGTTCCTGTACCGGTATTTCAACGGAAATGCATTCAAAACCATGTCTACCGAACAGTTCCTGGCATATTTCAACGATGAGTTGCTGCAGGGTGATACCTCGCTTGCGGCGAAGATCCGGGTGAAGGAGTGGGTGTATGGCCCGGGGATTCCGGATAATTGTCCGCGCGTACCGCAGGCGCGGTTCGGAAAGGTGGACGCGGAGCGGGAAAAGTTCCTGAAAGGGGAAACGGTTTTGCAGACCACCGGTTGGACTTCCCACGAATGGCTGCACTTCCTCCGCAAGATGCCGAAGCCGTTGCAGCTGGCGCAGATGCAGCAGCTGGACAAGGCATTCAGCTTTACTTCCACCGGCAACAGCGAAGTGGCGAACCAGTGGTTCATCATGGCGGTGGCGGCGGGGTATAAGCCGGCTTTTGCGAATATGGACAAGTTTCTCAGCACTGTTGGCCGCCGCAAATTCCTCACGCCGTTGTACACGGAGATGATGAAATCGCCGGAGAACGCGGCCATGGCCCGTTCCATCTACGGAAAATATCGCGGCAACTATCATCCGCTGGCGCAGGAAACGTTGGACAAGATCATCAGGAAGTAA
- a CDS encoding RagB/SusD family nutrient uptake outer membrane protein, giving the protein MKRFSLLIIFAATFTMSCNKFLDTPTPKTEVVDELVFNNDKNATAAVTGLYISMNSLNYQWANVMMNFVAGIHADEVYYVSPYEDYDVFRQARLLPNSTYVERFWNSIYGYIYTTNACVEGLTTSTGVTPALKDQLLGEAYFMRAFFYFYLVNMYGDVPLVLTTDYRVSQKLGREKTEVVYNQVIQDLKTAKQLLGDNYLNGNRVRPNKTAASALLARVYLYRHEWALAETEANNVITNGNYELIKNLNSVFLANSREAIFQLQSVNVAGGRNTWEANVGVPAGATGGPLFRLDTINLIPKFEAGDDRLTNWTGTRLVGSATIFWAAKYKVRNATPAQEHTMLLRVGEQFLIRAEARIRQNKLTDGRSDLDSIRLRANLPVLSTALNQDQLLLAVEQERKFELFAEWGHRWFDLKRTHRSTAVLGPIKGANWQATDTLYPIPSYARSTNINLSQNEGYK; this is encoded by the coding sequence ATGAAACGATTTTCGCTTCTTATCATATTCGCCGCGACATTCACCATGTCGTGCAACAAATTCCTGGATACGCCAACACCCAAAACGGAAGTGGTGGACGAGCTGGTATTCAATAACGACAAGAATGCAACCGCGGCCGTAACCGGGTTGTATATCTCCATGAACAGCCTCAACTATCAGTGGGCGAACGTCATGATGAATTTCGTGGCAGGGATTCATGCCGACGAAGTGTATTACGTGAGCCCCTACGAGGATTACGACGTATTCCGCCAGGCCCGGCTTTTGCCAAACAGCACTTATGTTGAGCGTTTCTGGAATTCCATTTACGGATATATCTACACTACCAACGCATGTGTGGAGGGACTGACCACGTCTACCGGGGTAACGCCAGCACTGAAAGATCAGCTGTTGGGAGAAGCGTATTTCATGCGTGCATTTTTCTACTTCTACCTGGTGAATATGTATGGAGATGTACCCCTGGTGCTTACAACGGATTATCGCGTTTCGCAAAAACTGGGGCGTGAGAAAACGGAAGTGGTCTACAATCAGGTGATACAGGATCTGAAAACAGCCAAGCAGTTGCTGGGTGATAATTATCTCAACGGAAACCGGGTGCGCCCCAATAAAACAGCCGCCTCCGCATTGCTGGCCAGGGTGTATCTCTACCGTCACGAATGGGCGCTGGCCGAAACGGAAGCCAACAATGTGATTACGAACGGGAATTACGAGCTGATCAAAAATCTCAACAGCGTGTTCCTCGCCAACAGCCGCGAAGCCATCTTCCAGCTGCAATCCGTAAACGTAGCAGGTGGCCGCAATACCTGGGAGGCCAATGTGGGTGTTCCTGCCGGTGCTACCGGCGGTCCGCTCTTTCGACTGGATACTATAAACCTGATCCCGAAATTCGAGGCGGGTGATGACCGTCTTACCAATTGGACAGGCACCCGCCTAGTAGGATCCGCGACGATATTTTGGGCCGCCAAATACAAAGTCCGCAATGCTACCCCGGCGCAGGAACATACCATGCTCCTGCGCGTAGGCGAACAATTCCTCATCCGTGCGGAAGCGCGCATCCGGCAGAACAAACTCACGGATGGCCGCAGCGACCTCGACTCCATCCGGCTTCGCGCCAACCTGCCCGTTCTTTCAACAGCCCTGAACCAGGACCAACTGTTGCTGGCGGTAGAGCAGGAACGCAAGTTTGAACTGTTCGCTGAATGGGGCCACCGTTGGTTCGACCTCAAGCGTACCCATCGCTCCACCGCCGTATTGGGCCCCATCAAAGGCGCCAACTGGCAGGCGACCGATACGCTGTACCCGATCCCTTCCTATGCGAGAAGTACCAACATCAACCTGTCACAGAATGAAGGCTATAAATAA
- a CDS encoding beta-N-acetylhexosaminidase, with protein sequence MLRTLLFITTFAITLCAAAQESCPVIPAPLRAAPANQQFILNDKTVIVVSKPALLKEAGLLQRELLKYTGIRVQVAPPQLHQQFNNRKSKTPIANFPNHIVIGTGNQSADAYSLDMNNRQVRIEAGGEEGLVHGVMTFIQLAGLSATAHHQATIPCWKIQDQPAMKWRGFMLDESRHFFGKQTVKMLIDQMALYKLNRFHWHLTDAPGWRIEIKQYPRLSLVGGIGNTTDSLAPAAYYTQDEISEIVAYAAERAITVIPEIDMPGHATAANRAYPQFSGGGTEKYPEFTFNPGIEGTYQYLTNILREVNVLFPSRMIHVGGDEVSFGSASWNTDPHVQSLMKRERLKTLVDVEHYFIRRMADSLQAINSKVLAWDEVSAANLPTKETIVFWWRQERPEQLQIALDKGYDVVMCPRLPLYLDFVQDSSHTSGRRWGKEFNPLRRVYEFKLDDYPAISDKNRKQIIGIQANQWTEVIKSEGRLQFMTFPRLLAMAEAAWTAPEKKDFAGFEKRLAKFTPLLQGRGLYIMETPKKTPEPLR encoded by the coding sequence ATGTTAAGAACGCTCCTTTTCATTACCACTTTTGCCATTACCCTGTGCGCTGCCGCGCAGGAAAGCTGCCCGGTGATCCCCGCGCCGCTGCGCGCCGCTCCGGCCAACCAGCAATTTATCCTGAACGATAAAACAGTGATCGTCGTTTCGAAACCAGCACTGCTCAAAGAGGCTGGCCTGTTGCAACGCGAACTGCTGAAGTATACCGGCATCCGCGTGCAAGTGGCGCCGCCGCAGCTGCACCAGCAATTTAATAACCGCAAAAGCAAAACGCCCATCGCCAATTTCCCGAATCATATCGTCATCGGTACCGGTAATCAGTCCGCCGACGCGTATTCCCTCGATATGAACAACCGCCAGGTGCGCATTGAGGCCGGCGGAGAAGAAGGGCTTGTGCATGGGGTGATGACGTTCATCCAGCTGGCGGGCCTTTCTGCGACCGCACACCACCAGGCGACAATTCCCTGCTGGAAGATACAGGACCAGCCCGCGATGAAATGGCGTGGCTTCATGCTCGACGAGTCCCGCCACTTCTTCGGCAAGCAAACCGTCAAAATGCTGATCGACCAGATGGCATTGTATAAACTCAACCGTTTCCACTGGCACCTGACAGACGCGCCGGGATGGAGGATAGAGATTAAGCAATATCCGCGCCTGTCGCTGGTTGGCGGCATCGGCAATACGACCGATTCCCTCGCGCCCGCGGCTTACTACACCCAGGACGAGATCAGCGAAATCGTGGCCTACGCCGCGGAACGCGCCATCACCGTGATCCCTGAAATCGACATGCCCGGCCATGCCACGGCTGCCAACAGAGCTTATCCGCAGTTCAGCGGCGGCGGCACGGAGAAATACCCTGAATTTACTTTCAACCCCGGCATCGAAGGCACTTATCAATACCTGACCAACATCCTCCGGGAAGTGAACGTATTGTTCCCTTCGCGCATGATCCACGTCGGCGGCGACGAAGTGAGCTTCGGTTCCGCCAGCTGGAATACCGATCCGCATGTGCAAAGCCTCATGAAGCGCGAGCGGCTGAAAACGCTCGTAGACGTGGAGCATTATTTCATCCGCCGCATGGCAGATTCGCTGCAGGCCATCAACAGCAAGGTGTTAGCCTGGGATGAAGTGTCCGCCGCCAATCTGCCCACGAAAGAAACGATCGTTTTCTGGTGGCGGCAGGAAAGGCCGGAACAGCTGCAGATCGCGCTGGATAAAGGTTATGACGTGGTGATGTGCCCGCGCCTGCCTTTGTACCTGGATTTCGTGCAGGACAGTTCGCATACTTCGGGCCGCCGTTGGGGCAAGGAGTTCAATCCGCTCCGCCGCGTGTACGAATTCAAACTGGACGATTATCCCGCCATCAGCGACAAGAACCGCAAACAGATCATCGGCATACAGGCCAACCAGTGGACGGAAGTCATCAAATCCGAAGGGCGCCTGCAATTCATGACCTTCCCGCGCCTGCTGGCGATGGCGGAAGCGGCCTGGACGGCGCCGGAGAAAAAGGACTTTGCCGGATTTGAGAAAAGATTGGCGAAATTCACGCCGCTGCTGCAAGGCAGGGGATTGTATATTATGGAAACGCCGAAGAAAACGCCCGAACCCCTGCGCTAA
- a CDS encoding FecR domain-containing protein gives MLDPQLIQRAAELILKELRGELNEPEARELQEWLAADPQHQDFYNRMTDAPGLQSRLAKFGAADEEAAWQRFAEKHFPAPVVAGEEKVKRMPYRWWAAAAITVAAAAGLWLWKPGREPQKPVAAVQQTILPATSKAVLTLADGTTIPLDSAGNQTFAQQGATASQQGGSLVYLPGSQAGELQYNTLRTPRGGQFRISLADGSQVWLNAGSSLRFPLAFGPGERKVELTGEAYFDIQPDAAKPFRVAVDGKAEVTVLGTEFNINAYTDEPAIRATLVSGSVAVTAGGETRQLQPGQQAAIAGGAPVVETQPDMEEALAWRNEVFYFRNAGVLTVMRQLQRWYDVEVEFRGKYPTAGLTVRFSETCPCRMCWMDCGYRG, from the coding sequence ATGTTGGACCCACAACTGATACAACGAGCCGCCGAATTGATCCTGAAGGAGCTTCGGGGCGAACTGAACGAGCCCGAGGCCCGGGAGCTGCAGGAATGGCTGGCCGCCGATCCGCAGCACCAGGACTTTTATAACCGCATGACCGACGCTCCGGGCCTGCAATCCCGGCTGGCGAAGTTCGGGGCTGCGGACGAAGAAGCGGCCTGGCAACGGTTCGCTGAAAAACATTTTCCCGCCCCGGTGGTAGCAGGTGAGGAGAAAGTGAAGCGCATGCCTTACCGCTGGTGGGCCGCCGCTGCCATAACCGTGGCCGCTGCGGCGGGGCTCTGGCTCTGGAAGCCGGGGCGGGAACCCCAAAAGCCCGTTGCCGCCGTGCAGCAAACGATCCTGCCCGCTACCAGCAAAGCGGTGCTCACCCTGGCAGATGGCACCACCATCCCGTTGGACAGCGCCGGCAACCAAACCTTCGCGCAGCAGGGCGCCACGGCATCCCAGCAAGGCGGATCGCTGGTGTACCTGCCGGGCAGCCAGGCAGGCGAACTGCAATACAATACCCTCCGCACACCGAGGGGCGGACAGTTCCGCATCTCGCTGGCCGACGGGTCGCAGGTATGGCTGAATGCGGGATCGTCCCTGCGCTTTCCGCTGGCTTTCGGGCCGGGTGAACGGAAAGTGGAACTGACAGGCGAGGCGTATTTCGATATTCAACCGGATGCGGCGAAACCTTTCCGGGTAGCCGTGGACGGGAAGGCGGAAGTGACCGTGCTGGGCACGGAATTTAACATCAACGCCTACACCGACGAGCCGGCTATCCGCGCCACCCTGGTAAGCGGGTCAGTTGCGGTAACGGCAGGAGGGGAAACCAGGCAGCTCCAGCCGGGGCAGCAGGCGGCCATTGCAGGCGGGGCCCCGGTAGTGGAAACGCAACCGGATATGGAGGAAGCCCTGGCCTGGAGGAACGAAGTTTTCTACTTCCGGAACGCCGGCGTACTCACCGTGATGCGGCAATTGCAGCGCTGGTACGATGTGGAAGTGGAATTCAGGGGAAAGTACCCGACCGCCGGTTTGACGGTGAGATTCAGCGAAACCTGCCCTTGCAGGATGTGTTGGATGGACTGCGGGTATCGGGGATGA